In the genome of Actinomadura graeca, one region contains:
- a CDS encoding glutamate synthase subunit beta, whose amino-acid sequence MADPKGFLTVRRELPKRRPVDVRIRSWSEVYEDFGKDRLEKQASRCMDCGIPFCHQGCPLGNLIPEWNDLVYRKDWHEAIERLHATNNFPEFTGRLCPAPCESACVLGINQDPVTIKRVEVEIIDRAFAEGWVRPRPPAVKTGKKVAVVGSGPAGLAAAQQLTRAGHDVRVYERADRIGGLLRYGIPEFKMEKRHLDRRIAQMRAEGTEFRTSVNVGVDLSVRELRDGHDAVVLAGGATAWRDLPVPGRGLKGVYQAMEYLPPSNKAQEGDYEESPISAKGKNVVVIGGGDTGADCVGTAIRQGAASVTQLEIMPRPPQERPDAQPWPTYPMLFKVESAHEELADLGGDRVYAVSTTEFLGDADGNVRALRLVEVGGPQTGFQPVEGTDREIPAELVTLAMGFLGPEREGLLDELGVELDQRGNVVRDRDYRTSVEGVYAAGDMGRGQSLIVWAIAEGRAAAHGVDAFLSGETALPYPIPPTARPMA is encoded by the coding sequence ATGGCCGACCCGAAGGGTTTCCTGACCGTCCGGCGGGAGCTCCCGAAGCGCCGCCCGGTCGACGTCCGGATCAGGAGCTGGTCCGAGGTCTACGAGGACTTCGGCAAGGACCGCCTGGAGAAGCAGGCGAGCCGCTGCATGGACTGCGGCATCCCGTTCTGCCACCAGGGATGCCCGCTCGGCAACCTCATCCCCGAGTGGAACGACCTCGTGTACCGCAAGGACTGGCACGAGGCGATCGAGCGGCTGCACGCCACCAACAACTTCCCGGAGTTCACCGGGAGGCTGTGCCCCGCCCCGTGCGAGAGCGCCTGCGTCCTCGGCATCAACCAGGACCCCGTCACGATCAAGCGGGTCGAGGTCGAGATCATCGACCGGGCGTTCGCCGAGGGCTGGGTGCGTCCCCGCCCGCCCGCCGTCAAGACCGGCAAGAAGGTCGCGGTGGTCGGCTCCGGGCCCGCCGGGCTCGCCGCCGCCCAGCAGCTCACCCGCGCCGGGCACGACGTCCGGGTGTACGAGCGCGCCGACCGGATCGGCGGCCTGCTGCGCTACGGCATCCCCGAGTTCAAGATGGAGAAGCGGCACCTCGACCGGCGCATCGCCCAGATGCGCGCCGAGGGCACCGAGTTCAGGACGTCGGTGAACGTCGGCGTGGACCTTTCCGTGCGGGAGCTGCGCGACGGCCACGACGCCGTCGTCCTCGCGGGCGGCGCCACCGCCTGGCGCGACCTGCCCGTCCCCGGCCGCGGGCTCAAGGGCGTGTACCAGGCGATGGAGTACCTGCCGCCGTCCAACAAGGCGCAGGAGGGCGACTACGAGGAGTCGCCCATCTCCGCCAAGGGCAAGAACGTCGTGGTCATCGGCGGAGGCGACACCGGCGCCGACTGCGTCGGCACCGCGATCCGGCAGGGCGCCGCGTCCGTCACCCAGCTGGAGATCATGCCGCGGCCGCCGCAGGAGCGCCCCGACGCCCAGCCGTGGCCGACCTACCCGATGCTGTTCAAGGTGGAGAGCGCCCATGAGGAGCTCGCCGACCTGGGCGGCGACCGGGTGTACGCGGTGTCCACCACCGAGTTCCTGGGCGACGCCGACGGGAACGTCCGCGCACTGCGGCTCGTGGAGGTCGGCGGCCCCCAGACGGGCTTCCAGCCGGTCGAGGGCACCGACCGGGAGATCCCGGCGGAGCTGGTCACCCTCGCCATGGGCTTCCTCGGCCCCGAGCGCGAGGGCCTGCTCGACGAGCTCGGCGTCGAGCTGGACCAGCGCGGCAACGTCGTCCGCGACCGCGACTACCGGACCTCGGTCGAGGGGGTCTACGCGGCCGGTGACATGGGCCGCGGCCAGTCGCTGATCGTCTGGGCCATCGCCGAGGGCCGCGCCGCCGCGCACGGCGTCGACGCGTTCCTCAGCGGCGAGACGGCCCTGCCGTACCCGATCCCGCCCACGGCACGGCCGATGGCCTGA
- a CDS encoding helix-turn-helix domain-containing protein: protein MQGYVNPTGYRELPAPRRSGLVCSWTAALPPDAAPFVQRVLPDGCVDLIWSDAGILLAGPDTGPMPAAMRPGDAVVAVRFAPGLAPPVLGVPADAVRDGRLPLREVWGADADRLAAEVAAAVPDARPGVLVAGVTARAARAAPSDPLVPAVVSGLARSSVRAVSDALGLGERQLRRRSLAAFGYGPKTLQRVLRFQRALRLARAGRPLADVALAAGYADQAHLAHEVRDLAGEPIRGLL, encoded by the coding sequence ATGCAGGGATATGTGAACCCCACCGGCTACCGCGAGCTGCCGGCCCCGCGCCGGAGCGGGCTCGTGTGCTCCTGGACGGCCGCGCTGCCGCCGGACGCCGCGCCCTTCGTGCAGCGCGTCCTGCCGGACGGGTGCGTCGACCTGATCTGGTCGGACGCGGGGATCCTGCTGGCGGGACCCGACACCGGCCCGATGCCGGCCGCGATGCGTCCCGGCGACGCGGTGGTGGCGGTGCGGTTCGCGCCGGGCCTGGCGCCGCCGGTGCTGGGCGTGCCCGCCGACGCCGTCCGGGACGGGCGGCTCCCGCTGCGCGAGGTGTGGGGCGCCGACGCCGACCGGCTCGCCGCCGAGGTGGCGGCGGCCGTGCCGGACGCGCGGCCCGGCGTCCTGGTCGCCGGGGTGACGGCGCGCGCGGCGCGGGCCGCGCCCTCGGACCCGCTGGTGCCGGCCGTGGTGAGCGGCCTCGCGCGGTCCTCGGTCCGCGCGGTCTCCGACGCCCTCGGGCTCGGCGAGCGGCAGCTCAGGCGCCGGTCGCTGGCGGCGTTCGGGTACGGGCCGAAGACGCTCCAGCGCGTGCTGCGCTTCCAGCGGGCGCTGCGGCTGGCCCGCGCCGGGCGGCCCCTCGCGGACGTGGCGCTCGCCGCGGGCTACGCCGACCAGGCGCACCTCGCCCATGAGGTCCGCGACCTCGCGGGCGAGCCCATCCGCGGCCTCCTGTGA
- a CDS encoding type 1 glutamine amidotransferase domain-containing protein, translating into MSTALQGKTIAFLCAPEGTEQVELTEPWKAVEGAGGRPRLVSTQSGRIQAFDHLDKGDTFPVDTTVDVSGHEEFDALVLPGGVANPDFLRTEPGAVAFARSFFDAGKPVAAICHAPWTLIEADVVRGRTMTSWPSLRTDLLNAGATWVDEEVKVCRSGPNVLVTSRRPDDLKAFGRAAIEAFTG; encoded by the coding sequence ATGTCGACAGCACTGCAGGGCAAGACGATCGCCTTCCTCTGCGCGCCCGAGGGCACCGAGCAGGTCGAGCTGACCGAGCCGTGGAAGGCCGTGGAGGGCGCGGGAGGACGTCCCCGGCTGGTCTCCACCCAGTCCGGGCGCATCCAGGCGTTCGACCATCTGGACAAGGGCGACACCTTCCCGGTCGACACGACCGTGGACGTCTCCGGCCACGAGGAGTTCGACGCGCTCGTGCTGCCCGGCGGCGTCGCCAACCCCGACTTCCTCCGGACCGAGCCGGGGGCCGTCGCGTTCGCCAGGTCGTTCTTCGACGCGGGCAAGCCCGTCGCGGCGATCTGCCACGCCCCGTGGACGCTCATCGAGGCGGACGTGGTGCGGGGCCGCACCATGACGTCCTGGCCGAGCCTCCGGACGGACCTGCTCAACGCGGGTGCCACCTGGGTGGACGAGGAGGTGAAGGTTTGCCGATCCGGGCCCAACGTCCTCGTGACGAGCCGGCGGCCGGACGACCTCAAGGCGTTCGGCCGGGCGGCGATCGAGGCGTTCACGGGCTGA
- the pyk gene encoding pyruvate kinase, whose product MTRRAKIVSTIGPACSSVEQINALVEAGVDVARLNMSHGEHAVHEEVYHRIRAAAEATGRGVGILADLQGPKIRIGRFPDGPVRLTLGDEFTITTEAVPGSRREVSTTYQGLPGDVTPGDTVLIDDGRVALQVEEVDGPRVRTTVTVGGMVSDNKGLNLPGVPVSVPALTEKDEADLRWALRLGVDLVALSFVRTPADADICYQIMEEEGVRVPLIGKIEKPQAVERLPEIVAAFDGIMVARGDLGVELPLEQVPIVQKRAIELCREKARPVIVATQMLESMISAPRPTRAETSDVANAVFEGADAVMLSGETSVGQYPIESVLTMSRIVSTAEQASLQATHTLDRIPETVGGAIARAAAEVGATVGAEALVAFTMSGETARRLSRYRSPIPLLAFTSVPAVRGRLAHVWGVETFIVPQVDHTDDMVAQVEQALLEIGRCQKGDRVVVVAGSPPGTPGSTNALRVHNIGDTISMAAP is encoded by the coding sequence GTGACCCGTCGAGCGAAGATCGTCAGCACCATCGGACCCGCCTGCTCCAGCGTCGAGCAGATCAACGCCCTCGTCGAGGCCGGCGTCGACGTCGCCCGGCTCAACATGAGCCATGGCGAGCACGCCGTCCACGAGGAGGTCTACCACCGGATCCGGGCCGCGGCCGAGGCCACCGGACGCGGCGTCGGCATCCTCGCCGACCTGCAGGGCCCCAAGATCCGCATCGGCCGGTTCCCGGACGGTCCCGTCCGCCTCACCCTCGGCGACGAGTTCACCATCACCACCGAGGCCGTCCCCGGGAGCCGCCGCGAGGTCTCCACGACCTACCAGGGCCTGCCGGGCGACGTGACCCCGGGCGACACCGTCCTCATCGACGACGGCAGGGTCGCCCTGCAGGTCGAGGAGGTGGACGGGCCCCGCGTGCGCACCACCGTCACCGTCGGGGGCATGGTCTCCGACAACAAGGGACTGAACCTGCCGGGCGTGCCCGTCAGCGTCCCCGCGCTGACCGAGAAGGACGAGGCCGACCTGCGCTGGGCGCTGCGCCTCGGCGTCGACCTGGTCGCCCTCTCCTTCGTGCGCACCCCCGCCGACGCCGACATCTGCTATCAGATCATGGAGGAGGAGGGCGTCCGCGTCCCCCTCATCGGGAAGATCGAGAAGCCGCAGGCCGTCGAGCGGCTCCCCGAGATCGTCGCCGCCTTCGACGGCATCATGGTGGCGCGCGGCGACCTCGGCGTCGAGCTGCCGCTGGAGCAGGTCCCGATCGTGCAGAAGCGCGCCATCGAGCTGTGCCGCGAGAAGGCCCGCCCGGTCATCGTCGCGACCCAGATGCTCGAGTCGATGATCTCCGCGCCCCGGCCCACCCGCGCCGAGACCTCCGACGTCGCCAACGCCGTCTTCGAGGGCGCCGACGCCGTGATGCTGTCGGGCGAGACGAGCGTCGGCCAGTACCCCATCGAGTCCGTGCTGACGATGAGCCGCATCGTCAGCACGGCGGAGCAGGCCTCGCTGCAGGCCACCCACACCCTCGACCGCATCCCCGAGACGGTCGGCGGCGCCATCGCCCGGGCCGCGGCGGAGGTCGGCGCGACGGTCGGCGCCGAGGCGCTCGTGGCGTTCACGATGTCGGGCGAGACCGCCCGGCGGCTGTCGCGCTACCGGTCCCCGATCCCGCTGCTCGCCTTCACCTCCGTGCCCGCCGTCCGCGGGCGGCTGGCGCACGTGTGGGGCGTGGAGACCTTCATCGTCCCGCAGGTCGACCACACCGACGACATGGTGGCCCAGGTCGAGCAGGCGCTGCTGGAGATCGGACGCTGCCAGAAGGGCGACCGCGTGGTCGTCGTGGCGGGCTCGCCCCCCGGCACCCCCGGCTCCACCAACGCGCTGCGCGTCCACAACATCGGGGACACCATCTCGATGGCCGCCCCCTGA
- a CDS encoding ANTAR domain-containing response regulator translates to MLQEDGYDVVGEAGDGETAVRLAGDLKPDLVILDVKMPVLDGISAAERISADRIAPVVILTAFSQRELVQRATDAGAMAYLVKPFTKTDLAPAIEMALSRYTELRALESEVAGLQDRLETRKLVDRAKGLLQEANGWTEPEAFRWIQKTSMDRRLTMRAVAEAVVAGATGGAPGGDGPAAG, encoded by the coding sequence ATGCTCCAGGAGGACGGCTACGACGTCGTGGGCGAGGCGGGCGACGGCGAGACCGCCGTGCGGCTGGCCGGCGACCTCAAGCCGGACCTCGTCATCCTGGACGTGAAGATGCCCGTCCTGGACGGCATCTCCGCCGCCGAGAGGATCTCGGCCGACCGGATCGCCCCCGTCGTGATCCTCACCGCGTTCTCCCAGCGCGAGCTCGTCCAGCGGGCCACCGACGCGGGCGCGATGGCCTACCTCGTCAAGCCGTTCACCAAGACCGATCTCGCGCCCGCGATCGAGATGGCCCTCAGCCGCTACACCGAGCTGCGCGCGCTGGAGTCGGAGGTCGCCGGCCTCCAGGACCGGCTGGAGACCCGCAAGCTCGTGGACCGCGCCAAGGGCCTCCTCCAGGAGGCCAACGGGTGGACCGAGCCCGAGGCGTTCCGCTGGATCCAGAAGACCTCCATGGACCGCAGGCTCACCATGCGCGCCGTCGCCGAGGCCGTCGTCGCCGGCGCCACGGGCGGGGCGCCCGGAGGGGACGGGCCCGCCGCGGGCTGA
- a CDS encoding branched-chain amino acid ABC transporter substrate-binding protein, which translates to MRRNKMRVTGAVAVSAVLALGAVSCSDDDGGSGGDGVTIGFMGDLTGENSGLVVPPYQGAKLAVDQYNATNPKVKITLKKYDSQGKPEQATTLVQGAIKQDKIVGLIGPAFSGESQAVNPILNEAKVPSVTPSATQITLAEKGWTYWHRVVADDAVQSAGAGQFLANAGVKKLFTVSDNQDYGKGLADAVGKAVPGAQVKSDAVNDKAADYSSTVNQINQFKPDAVYFGGYYAVAGRLFKQLREGGYKGKMMSGDGSLAAGLIEGAGQQNAQGALLSCGCLIDAAGKTNEKAKKFAADYKAKYGSEVAIYSTEGFDAASAFIEALKAGKTSTEDINGFLKTLSFEGVGKPIKFDEHGELAAQDIFIYEVKGNTLPLLGNSKEAKVS; encoded by the coding sequence TTGCGGCGCAATAAGATGAGGGTGACCGGCGCGGTGGCGGTGAGCGCGGTGCTCGCGCTCGGTGCCGTGTCGTGCAGCGACGACGATGGCGGCTCCGGCGGAGACGGGGTCACGATCGGGTTCATGGGCGACCTGACCGGCGAGAACTCGGGCCTGGTGGTCCCGCCCTACCAGGGCGCGAAACTGGCGGTCGACCAGTACAACGCCACGAACCCCAAGGTCAAGATCACCCTCAAGAAGTACGACAGCCAGGGCAAGCCGGAGCAGGCCACCACCCTCGTGCAGGGCGCGATCAAGCAGGACAAGATCGTCGGCCTGATCGGTCCCGCGTTCTCGGGTGAGTCCCAGGCGGTCAACCCGATCCTCAACGAGGCCAAGGTGCCGAGCGTGACGCCGTCGGCGACGCAGATCACGCTCGCGGAGAAGGGCTGGACGTACTGGCACCGCGTGGTGGCCGACGACGCCGTGCAGAGCGCCGGCGCCGGGCAGTTCCTCGCGAACGCGGGCGTCAAGAAGCTCTTCACCGTCTCCGACAACCAGGACTACGGCAAGGGGCTCGCGGACGCCGTCGGAAAGGCCGTCCCGGGTGCCCAGGTCAAGAGCGACGCCGTCAACGACAAGGCGGCGGACTACTCCTCGACCGTCAACCAGATCAACCAGTTCAAGCCCGACGCGGTCTACTTCGGCGGCTACTACGCGGTCGCGGGACGGTTGTTCAAGCAATTGCGCGAGGGCGGCTACAAGGGCAAGATGATGTCGGGCGACGGGTCCCTCGCGGCCGGCCTGATCGAGGGCGCGGGCCAGCAGAACGCCCAGGGCGCCCTGCTCAGCTGCGGCTGCCTCATCGACGCCGCGGGCAAGACGAACGAGAAGGCCAAGAAGTTCGCCGCCGACTACAAGGCGAAGTACGGGTCCGAGGTCGCGATCTACTCGACCGAGGGCTTCGACGCGGCGTCGGCCTTCATCGAGGCGCTCAAGGCCGGCAAGACCTCGACCGAGGACATCAACGGATTCCTCAAGACGCTGAGCTTCGAGGGCGTCGGCAAGCCGATCAAGTTCGACGAACACGGCGAGCTGGCGGCGCAGGACATCTTCATCTACGAGGTGAAGGGCAACACGCTGCCGCTGCTCGGGAACAGCAAGGAGGCCAAGGTCTCGTAA
- a CDS encoding branched-chain amino acid ABC transporter permease, producing MLDDFINQFWPSTIDGLSLGAIYALVALGYTMVYGVLRLINFAHADIFMVGTFAALWTVRTAGFDQVGGIALIGAVVLMAVVAGAVSGGGAMLLEVAAYRPLRKRGASRLAALISAIGASIFIQQLFGTVIIHKVFGTSKEGGKLDVNEHFKKLTNVVDAGPIQISNDKLIVFLGAVLMMIALDQFVNRTKLGRGIRSTAQDPETAVLMGVNIDRVVTVTFLVGGIMAGVAAALYMVRFETTNYFVGFLLGIKAFTAAVLGGIGNIRGALAGGFLLGLLETYGSSLFGSGWRDVVAFSILILVLMFRPTGILGESLQQARA from the coding sequence GTGCTCGACGACTTCATCAATCAATTCTGGCCGTCGACCATCGACGGGCTGTCCCTGGGCGCTATCTACGCGCTCGTGGCGCTCGGCTACACGATGGTCTACGGCGTCCTGAGGCTGATCAACTTCGCCCATGCCGACATCTTCATGGTCGGCACCTTCGCCGCGCTGTGGACCGTGCGGACCGCGGGCTTCGACCAGGTGGGCGGGATCGCGCTGATCGGCGCGGTCGTGCTGATGGCGGTCGTGGCCGGCGCGGTGTCCGGCGGCGGCGCGATGCTGCTGGAGGTGGCGGCCTACCGCCCTCTGCGCAAACGCGGGGCGTCCCGGCTGGCGGCACTGATCTCGGCGATCGGCGCGTCCATCTTCATCCAGCAGCTCTTCGGCACCGTGATCATCCACAAGGTGTTCGGCACCTCCAAGGAGGGCGGCAAGCTCGACGTCAACGAGCACTTCAAGAAGCTCACCAACGTGGTGGACGCGGGGCCGATCCAGATCAGCAACGACAAGCTGATCGTGTTCCTCGGCGCCGTCCTGATGATGATCGCGCTCGACCAGTTCGTGAACCGGACGAAGCTCGGCCGCGGCATCCGCTCCACCGCCCAGGACCCGGAGACCGCGGTGCTCATGGGCGTGAACATCGACCGTGTCGTCACGGTGACGTTCCTGGTGGGCGGCATCATGGCGGGCGTCGCCGCGGCCCTGTACATGGTGCGCTTCGAGACCACCAACTACTTCGTCGGGTTCCTGCTCGGCATCAAGGCGTTCACGGCGGCGGTCCTCGGCGGGATCGGCAACATCCGCGGCGCCCTCGCGGGCGGCTTCCTCCTCGGGCTGCTGGAGACCTACGGCTCCAGCCTGTTCGGCTCGGGCTGGAGGGACGTCGTCGCGTTCTCCATCCTCATCCTCGTCCTGATGTTCCGTCCCACCGGCATCCTCGGTGAGTCCCTCCAGCAGGCGCGCGCATGA
- a CDS encoding branched-chain amino acid ABC transporter permease: MSPSKNGKGRSPALSLDAVRDRWAEAPGWARWAVYLLVIVAGIFLPSQPVGNLMAPSGSDWPTMLSDQIAVYVLLALGLNVVVGMAGLLDLGYVAFYAVGGYTIAIFATKYDWTFWETLVLAIAFSALAGVLLGAPTLRLRGDYLAIVTLGFGEIVKTTAQNSSYVNGPRGVQGIPHPPTLSEFEVMGVQPLKYGLLDSRPYYYLLLAFIILTIIFVRRLDKSRVGRAWASIREDEDAAELMGVPTFKFKLAAFAIGAAIGGSGGVVFAAKQTSINPENFTFLVSALILAGVVLGGSGNIPGVMLGAFLVAWLPERFRFMQDYRMLIFGAALVVMMIFRPEGLWPSRRRKAELAEGTGGMGSMGAEVAGPGQSAAAAEVGK; encoded by the coding sequence ATGAGCCCCTCGAAGAACGGAAAGGGGCGCTCGCCCGCCCTCTCGCTCGACGCCGTGCGCGACCGCTGGGCCGAGGCGCCCGGCTGGGCGCGCTGGGCCGTCTACCTCCTGGTCATCGTCGCGGGGATCTTCCTGCCGAGCCAGCCGGTCGGGAACCTCATGGCCCCGAGCGGCAGCGACTGGCCGACGATGCTCAGCGACCAGATCGCCGTGTACGTGCTCCTGGCGCTCGGCCTGAACGTGGTGGTCGGCATGGCCGGCCTCCTCGACCTCGGGTACGTCGCCTTCTACGCGGTCGGCGGCTACACGATCGCCATCTTCGCCACCAAGTACGACTGGACGTTCTGGGAGACGCTCGTCCTCGCGATCGCCTTCTCCGCGCTCGCCGGGGTCCTGCTCGGCGCGCCGACGCTGCGGCTGCGCGGCGACTATCTCGCGATCGTCACGCTCGGCTTCGGTGAGATCGTCAAGACGACCGCCCAGAACAGCTCCTACGTCAACGGCCCGCGCGGCGTGCAGGGGATCCCGCACCCGCCGACGCTGTCGGAGTTCGAGGTCATGGGCGTGCAGCCGCTGAAGTACGGGCTGCTGGACTCGCGGCCGTACTACTACCTGCTGCTCGCCTTCATCATCCTGACGATCATCTTCGTCCGGCGGCTCGACAAGTCCCGGGTCGGCCGGGCGTGGGCCTCGATCCGCGAGGACGAGGACGCCGCCGAGCTGATGGGCGTCCCCACGTTCAAGTTCAAGCTCGCGGCCTTCGCGATCGGCGCGGCGATCGGCGGCAGCGGCGGCGTCGTGTTCGCCGCGAAGCAGACGTCGATCAACCCGGAGAACTTCACGTTCCTGGTGTCGGCGCTGATCCTCGCCGGGGTGGTGCTGGGCGGCTCGGGCAACATCCCGGGCGTGATGCTCGGCGCGTTCCTGGTGGCGTGGCTGCCCGAGCGGTTCCGGTTCATGCAGGACTACCGGATGCTGATCTTCGGTGCCGCGCTGGTGGTCATGATGATCTTCCGTCCGGAGGGCCTGTGGCCGTCCCGCCGCCGCAAGGCCGAGCTGGCCGAGGGCACCGGCGGGATGGGCAGCATGGGAGCCGAGGTCGCGGGGCCGGGACAGTCCGCCGCCGCCGCGGAGGTGGGCAAGTGA